The proteins below are encoded in one region of Desulfobacterales bacterium:
- a CDS encoding J domain-containing protein → MAQKDYYEILGVSKNASQDEIKKAYRKLARKYHPDHAGGDKASEEKFKEISEAYAVLSDEEKRKQYDTYGSEDFQQRYSQEDIFRGSNVEDILREFGFGGGTFFTNFGRGKKSAGMGGGRFSFDPESIFGFGGGGQQETARMKGGDVESELPVTIQDIFHGATKTISLTSPSGSTEQLTVKIPKGWITGKKLRFSGRGQPSPYGGPAGDLYVRSKVVNDPVYKQKDHDLYIDREIKLTEALLGSKISVPTVDGKQLSLTIPKGTQHKQKMRLSGHGLPHMKGGKAGDLYVVINIKMPKRLTDKQKELVQQLAETGL, encoded by the coding sequence ATGGCCCAAAAAGACTATTACGAGATTCTTGGCGTTAGCAAAAATGCGAGCCAGGATGAAATAAAAAAGGCATACCGGAAGCTGGCCCGGAAGTATCATCCGGATCATGCCGGCGGAGACAAGGCCAGTGAGGAGAAGTTTAAGGAGATCAGCGAGGCCTATGCGGTGTTAAGTGACGAGGAAAAGCGAAAACAGTATGACACCTATGGCTCCGAGGATTTCCAGCAGCGATATTCCCAGGAAGATATTTTCCGGGGCTCCAATGTCGAAGACATTCTCCGGGAGTTCGGCTTCGGCGGCGGAACATTTTTTACCAATTTCGGCCGCGGCAAAAAATCCGCCGGTATGGGCGGCGGCCGGTTTTCATTCGATCCGGAGTCGATCTTCGGTTTCGGCGGCGGCGGCCAGCAGGAAACCGCCCGGATGAAAGGCGGGGATGTCGAATCTGAGCTGCCGGTTACCATCCAGGATATTTTTCACGGGGCCACCAAGACGATTTCGCTCACGTCGCCGTCCGGCAGCACTGAGCAGTTGACGGTGAAAATTCCCAAGGGCTGGATTACCGGAAAAAAACTGCGGTTCTCCGGCCGCGGCCAGCCCAGCCCCTATGGCGGACCGGCAGGGGATTTGTACGTCCGGTCAAAGGTGGTCAATGACCCGGTTTATAAACAAAAAGACCATGATTTGTATATTGATCGCGAAATCAAGCTCACAGAGGCGCTTCTGGGAAGCAAAATATCTGTTCCCACGGTGGACGGCAAGCAATTATCCCTAACCATTCCGAAGGGAACACAGCATAAGCAGAAAATGCGGCTTTCCGGCCATGGCCTCCCCCATATGAAGGGGGGCAAGGCCGGTGATCTCTATG